The Pygocentrus nattereri isolate fPygNat1 chromosome 2, fPygNat1.pri, whole genome shotgun sequence genome has a window encoding:
- the si:ch211-188c16.1 gene encoding uncharacterized protein si:ch211-188c16.1, whose amino-acid sequence METAIDFKSLRAKFQEEIQSKERPSVPHKPKCLPPQAGRTTTPFIISSSGEDHNPAASSAVSRNDCKVAQANRPSCFFHHGNNGGSGVARLPFRDRQLPLVLPASSTHEPKRDPDVSSSKLVTSPIKCKKKAMPTPFKPPKFSKCIKDIIEGSGEHAENGKVHRPPSAEPTLIGSNGFDHQNGGSDCGSPCPSPEQSVTPPPTGENSSAVGGVTHVLSTLEKARKKFSPKSLLMYAKPKSFYASKCSPERSVAYENVHHEAEAGSWQSGRPPGSSLSLPQADGFARFTETDSHINGDVKPAMLDVQAPLARRPLPDLPSLGPSPMKPPRPPQVDLSSYSQTVKHEPRAEAPSLKLSEVPDPAAADVMGPENQAVPPPPEFDAPEFPDFEASVLEALSSSLINLAALELEATEFGAPQADSLPSPPTKPEEANDMDVEGPQRHEEVIQKHLVYPAEAVGVLLERSAGPEHWKDSQASTALQTELLKPVTSETTVNRARNVQTDSNSSELPSEPSLSQPGDHYEACDNVYEEVETVTKFHFGQNSRKRKGPPKNPYADSPVKEDTRKSIRHVTQWASVTAEANGLNPTHCDRKERSSPDHSDEKELRKREKQRLEREKKEQKEREKKENEMKKKFKITGQEEPMYHARVLVASKLRKHDLQVKSGDTVSIIRTTNCPKGKWLARDAQHNYGYISVMNVELNMKEMLELGKKAQASARGAGEADTLSLSSRSSHYNPVLTSSFTDDSEEWTGDDETLSTLPESLGPNRAVSMPDMFGIVSAHRALSADSMEDIPSQHEALQKLAVFFQNSREELNTVTDHTSSIPANFNGPGLLSVVEEPPYVEEDQFSYADVELLPPPELYADFF is encoded by the exons ATG GAGACCGCAATCGACTTCAAGTCCCTCCGGGCCAAGTTTCAAGAGGAAATTCAGTCGAAGGAGAGGCCATCTGTTCCCCACAAGCCCAAATGCTTGCCACCTCAAGCAGGACGTACCACCACTCCCTTCATCATCAGTTCTTCTGGAGAAGACCACAATCCTGCTGCATCTAGTGCCGTTTCACGGAATGACTGCAAGGTGGCACAAGCAAACCGGCCCTCGTGTTTTTTCCACCACGGGAACAACGGTGGAAGTGGCGTCGCAAGGCTTCCCTTCAGAGATCGGCAGCTGCCTTTAGTGCTTCCAGCCTCGTCTACTCATGAGCCGAAGCGCGACCCAGACGTTTCATCTAGTAAACTGGTTACGTCACCAATCAAATGCAAAAAGAAAGCCATGCCAACACCGTTCAAGCCCCCCAAGTTTTCCAAATGCATCAAAGATATCATAGAAGGTTCTGGTGAACATGCTGAAAACGGCAAGGTCCACAGACCTCCGTCGGCAGAGCCCACCCTGATTGGGTCAAATGGCTTCGACCACCAGAATGGGGGCTCAGACTGTGGGTCACCGTGTCCGAGCCCAGAGCAGTCAGTTACGCCTCCGCCAACAGGAGAGAACTCCTCGGCTGTGGGCGGCGTCACCCATGTCCTAAGCACTCTGGAGAAAGCCAGGAAGAAGTTCTCTCCCAAGAGTTTGTTGATGTATGCCAAACCCAAGAGCTTCTACGCTAGCAAATGCTCTCCTGAGAGGTCTGTAGCGTATGAAAACGTTCACCACGAGGCTGAGGCTGGTTCCTGGCAGTCAGGACGTCCCCCTGGTAGCTCCTTATCTTTACCGCAAGCTGATGGATTCGCTCGCT TCACAGAAACTGATTCTCACATAAATGGAGATGTGAAGCCTGCGATGCTGGACGTTCAGGCTCCTCTGGCCCGCAGACCCCTGCCAGACCTGCCATCTCTGGGGCCTTCGCCCATGAAACCACCCAGACCCCCACAAGTGGATCTCAGCTCCTACTCTCAGACAGTGAAACATGAACCCAGAGCTGAAGCACCTTCTCTGA AGCTATCTGAAGTTCCTGATCCCGCGGCAGCAGATGTCATGGGTCCAGAGAATCAGGCTGTGCCTCCGCCTCCTGAGTTTGATGCTCCAGAATTTCCAGattttgaggcttctgtgctGGAAGCTTTAAGTAGCAGTCTCATAAATCTTGCGGCTCTGGAGCTGGAGGCCACAGAATTTGGAGCCCCGCAAGCGGACAGTTTGCCGTCTCCGCCAACAAAACCAGAAGAAGCGAATGATATGGACGTTGAAGGCCCTCAAAGACATGAGGAGGTGATTCAGAAGCACTTGGTTTACCCTGCAGAAGCGGTCGGTGTTCTCCTGGAGAGGTCAGCTGGTCCAGAGCACTGGAAGGATTCGCAGGCAagcacagcactgcagactGAGCTGCTCAAACCTGTGACTTCGGAGACGACCGTAAACAGAGCTCGTAACGTCCAGACTGACTCCAACAGTAGTGAACTCCCTTCAGAACCAAG CCTCAGTCAGCCGGGAGATCATTATGAAGCCTGTGATAACGTGTACGAAGAGGTGGAGACGGTCACCAAATTCCATTTTGGGCAAAACTCCCGCAAACGTAAAGGACCTCCGAAGA ATCCCTATGCTGATTCTCCAGTG AAGGAGGACACGCGCAAAAGCATACGGCATGTGACGCAGTG GGCTAGTGTGACTGCTGAGGCCAATGGTTTAAATCCTACTCACTGTGACAG GAAGGAACGCTCGAGTCCTGACCACTCTGATGAGAAGGAGCtgcgaaagagagagaaacagcgtCTGGAACGGGAGAAAAAGGAgcagaaggagagggagaaaaaagaaaacgagaTGAAAAAGAAATTTAAA ATCACTGGACAGGAGGAGCCAATGTACCACGCCCGAGTGCTAGTTGCCAGCAAGCTGCGCAAGCATGACCTGCAGGTGAAGAGCGGAGACACGGTCAGCATCATACGCACCACCAACTGCCCCAAAGGAAAGTGGCTGGCCAGGGACGCTCAGCACAACT ATGGCTATATATCTGTCATGAATGTGGAGCTGAACATGAAGGAGATGCTGGAGCTGGGGAAGAAGGCGCAGGCCTCCGCGCGAGGAGCGGGCGAGGCAGACACCCTAAGCCTCAGCAGCAG GTCTTCACATTATAACCCAGTTCTCACGAGCAGCT TTACTGATGATAGCGAAGAGTGGACTGGAGATGATGAGACCTTGTCCACTTTACCAGAAAGCTT GGGTCCTAACAGAGCTGTCTCAATGCCAGACATGT TTGGTATTGTCAGTGCTCACCGTGCACTGAGTGCTGACAGTATGGAGGACATCCCCTCTCA GCACGAGGCTCTTCAGAAGCTCGCGGTCTTCTTCCAGAACTCCAGAGAAGAGCTCAATACTGTAACGGATCACACCAGCTCAATTCCAGCCAA CTTCAATGGTCCAG gtCTTCTGAGTGTTGTGGAGGAACCTCCTTATGT TGAGGAAGACCAGTTCAGTTACGCAGACGTCGAGCTGCTGCCTCCTCCTGAACTCTACGCTGACTTTTTCTGA